A region of Pseudarthrobacter sp. NIBRBAC000502770 DNA encodes the following proteins:
- the rsmH gene encoding 16S rRNA (cytosine(1402)-N(4))-methyltransferase RsmH, which yields MTDQPKPTSERHVPVLRDRCINLLAPGFEAARLRGETPIAVDATLGMGGHSEAMLQRFPDLHLIGIDRDEEALALARERLAPFAARTDLVHAVYDEIQDVLADLGVAEVHGILMDLGVSSLQLDERERGFAYSFDAPLDMRMDTSRGQTAADVVNTYSEEDLVRIIRKWGEEKFAGRIANRIVAARAVKEFTTTGELVEQIRSVVPASAAKSGGHPAKRTFQALRIEVNEELDVLERAVPAAVESLALGGRIVVMSYHSLEDKIVKGVFQSRSKSSAPLGFPVELEEHKPELKTLTKGTEVPTAVEIAENPRAASARLRAAERIRARRAA from the coding sequence GTGACCGATCAACCCAAGCCCACGTCCGAACGCCACGTACCGGTCCTTCGCGACCGGTGCATCAATTTGTTGGCACCTGGATTCGAGGCGGCGAGACTGCGCGGCGAAACCCCCATTGCCGTCGACGCCACGCTGGGCATGGGCGGCCACTCGGAGGCCATGCTCCAGCGGTTCCCTGACCTCCACCTCATCGGCATTGACCGCGACGAGGAAGCCCTGGCACTCGCCAGGGAGCGGCTGGCACCGTTCGCAGCCCGGACTGACCTGGTCCACGCGGTGTATGACGAGATCCAGGATGTCCTGGCCGACCTCGGCGTGGCCGAGGTACATGGAATCCTCATGGATCTGGGTGTCTCCTCCCTGCAGCTTGACGAACGTGAGCGGGGATTCGCCTACTCCTTCGACGCGCCACTGGACATGCGAATGGATACCAGCCGTGGCCAAACCGCCGCGGACGTGGTCAATACCTACAGCGAAGAAGACCTGGTCCGGATCATCCGCAAATGGGGCGAGGAGAAGTTCGCCGGCCGGATCGCCAACAGGATCGTAGCGGCGCGTGCCGTGAAGGAATTCACCACCACCGGCGAACTCGTGGAACAGATCCGTTCCGTGGTGCCGGCCTCCGCTGCCAAGTCGGGTGGACATCCCGCCAAGCGGACCTTCCAGGCTTTGCGGATCGAGGTCAACGAAGAACTCGACGTCCTGGAACGCGCCGTTCCTGCCGCCGTCGAATCCCTGGCCCTGGGCGGACGCATCGTGGTCATGTCCTACCACTCGCTGGAAGACAAGATCGTCAAAGGCGTCTTCCAGTCCCGCTCCAAATCTTCGGCTCCCCTCGGTTTTCCGGTGGAACTGGAGGAACACAAACCCGAACTCAAGACCCTGACCAAAGGCACCGAGGTGCCCACCGCCGTCGAAATCGCCGAAAACCCGCGTGCTGCCTCCGCCAGGCTTCGTGCGGCAGAACGAATCAGAGCCAGGAGAGCTGCATGA
- a CDS encoding penicillin-binding protein 2 translates to MAKTTGKAVKSKVPNATKRLRLGLGIMLTLLLVVGGKLFLVQGLDVGGMAEAALNSRMTSAILPAERGSILDSRGTVLANSVIRYNIVVDQRVNTKTESYKRYEPQADGRDKLVDVSRDQAISELAAALGMDTNAVRDAVTGTQPYYIVAKDVKPDVEDRISKLQVPGIVAEGVSKRVYPNGAVAGGVVGFLQDGTTGQAGIEQTQDDKLKGTDGKRLFEIGADGLRIPVGLDELTPPQNGKDVKLTLNSDLQYFAQQAIQSQADKLSAEWGVIIVMDAKTGNLLALADTNAPDPNNPGAVAAKDRGVRSVTAAYEPGSVEKMMTAAAVIDEGLAKPLDTFTIPPTYTVDGQTFSDAFTHGTEERTLAGIIGYSMNTGTVMAGQRLSKEQRYDWLKKFGIGEAPDIGLPATASGILTPSDQWDGRQQYTVLFGQGVSQSTLQTVRAYQSIANNGVMLQPRLIDSYISPDGTEEKVPAQPSRQVVSDSTAHQVQDILESAVTEGEIKDAGIDGYRVGAKTGTSESPCDDGKPGYCGYTASIVGMAPMDDPRFIVEVVLQRPKGSIYGITNGPVFRSVMSQALRTYNVQPSTGEPARLPQYAK, encoded by the coding sequence GTGGCGAAGACGACCGGCAAAGCAGTAAAAAGCAAGGTACCCAACGCCACAAAGCGATTGCGCCTGGGACTGGGTATTATGCTCACACTCCTGCTGGTGGTGGGCGGCAAGCTCTTCCTGGTCCAGGGGCTGGATGTCGGCGGCATGGCCGAAGCTGCCCTGAACAGCCGCATGACCTCGGCCATCCTGCCCGCCGAGCGCGGCAGCATCCTGGACTCGCGGGGCACCGTCCTGGCCAACAGTGTGATCCGCTACAACATCGTGGTTGACCAGCGGGTCAACACCAAGACCGAGTCCTACAAGCGGTATGAGCCGCAGGCTGACGGCCGTGACAAGTTGGTGGACGTCAGCCGCGACCAAGCCATTTCCGAACTTGCGGCGGCCCTGGGTATGGACACAAATGCCGTCCGCGACGCGGTCACCGGAACGCAGCCGTATTACATTGTGGCCAAGGACGTGAAGCCAGACGTCGAGGACCGGATCTCCAAGCTCCAGGTTCCAGGCATCGTCGCCGAGGGCGTCAGCAAGCGCGTATACCCCAACGGTGCCGTGGCCGGAGGAGTAGTGGGATTCCTCCAGGACGGGACCACCGGGCAGGCCGGCATTGAGCAGACGCAGGATGACAAGCTGAAGGGAACGGACGGCAAGAGACTGTTCGAGATCGGTGCCGACGGGCTCCGGATCCCGGTTGGTTTGGACGAGCTGACGCCGCCCCAGAACGGCAAGGATGTCAAACTCACCCTCAACTCCGATCTCCAGTACTTTGCCCAGCAGGCCATCCAGAGCCAGGCAGACAAACTGAGCGCTGAGTGGGGCGTCATCATCGTGATGGATGCCAAGACGGGCAACCTGCTGGCCCTGGCCGACACGAACGCCCCCGACCCCAATAACCCCGGCGCTGTGGCCGCCAAGGACCGCGGAGTCCGTTCCGTGACCGCGGCATATGAGCCAGGTTCGGTTGAGAAGATGATGACGGCAGCAGCCGTGATCGATGAGGGCCTGGCCAAGCCGCTGGATACGTTCACCATTCCACCCACCTACACGGTTGACGGCCAGACGTTCAGCGACGCGTTCACCCATGGCACGGAGGAACGGACGCTGGCCGGAATCATTGGATACTCCATGAACACCGGGACCGTGATGGCGGGCCAGCGGCTCAGCAAGGAACAGCGCTACGACTGGTTGAAGAAGTTCGGCATTGGCGAAGCCCCGGATATCGGGCTGCCCGCCACCGCATCGGGCATCCTGACACCCTCGGACCAGTGGGACGGGCGCCAGCAGTACACCGTCCTGTTTGGGCAGGGCGTATCCCAATCCACGCTCCAGACGGTCCGCGCCTACCAAAGCATCGCCAACAACGGCGTCATGCTGCAGCCGCGGTTGATCGATTCCTACATTTCGCCGGACGGCACCGAGGAGAAAGTGCCCGCCCAGCCGTCCCGGCAGGTCGTTTCGGACAGCACGGCCCACCAGGTCCAGGACATCCTGGAAAGTGCCGTCACCGAGGGCGAAATCAAGGATGCCGGCATCGACGGTTACCGGGTGGGGGCCAAGACCGGTACGTCCGAATCGCCCTGCGACGACGGCAAGCCTGGCTACTGCGGCTACACCGCCTCCATCGTGGGAATGGCACCAATGGATGATCCGCGGTTTATTGTGGAGGTGGTGCTCCAGCGGCCGAAGGGCAGCATTTACGGCATCACCAACGGGCCGGTGTTCCGGTCCGTGATGAGCCAGGCGCTGCGGACCTACAACGTCCAGCCTTCAACCGGCGAGCCGGCCAGGCTGCCCCAGTACGCCAAGTAG
- a CDS encoding UDP-N-acetylmuramoyl-L-alanyl-D-glutamate--2,6-diaminopimelate ligase — MSEFTTPGSDAARDEKAGRFRPAAVAPVPLAAVGQALGVAIPAPAADMEITGISLNSRTVEPGDLYVALPGASRHGADFATDAIGAGAVAVLTDDAGARLLALSAETPVPVLVVEKPRNVVGPLSAMIYGSQPSDGDPLQLFGVTGTNGKTTTTYFITSLLRALGRKTGLIGTIEILAGGEPIPSLLTTPESTEVHGLIALMRERGLDAAAMEVSSHAISYQRVDGLLFDVAGFTNLTQDHLDLHNTMEEYFATKAELFTPGRARRAVVTVDDEWGRRLAGTAQVPVTTLSTTGSGPADWTVTAASPRGLGTGFTLSGPGGAILEVHTGLPGSFNVANAALAVLMVLASGVDTAALQAALDTADPFTVAVPGRMQLVSHRPAAVVDFAHNTDALARALEAVRSPEPDSRLIVVFGATGQRDQGKRPAMGAIAARLADTVIITDDDPHDEDAAAIRADVMAGARAALDNESLGSELQEVFPRAEAIRHAVALARPQDTILVAGRGHEVWQEVKGVNIALDDRVELRTALTGRGFNVLHDDRIES; from the coding sequence TTGTCAGAGTTCACCACGCCCGGCAGCGACGCTGCCCGGGATGAGAAAGCAGGCCGCTTCCGCCCTGCAGCCGTAGCGCCTGTTCCGCTGGCCGCCGTCGGGCAGGCCCTCGGCGTGGCGATACCCGCTCCGGCCGCCGACATGGAGATCACCGGCATATCCCTCAACTCGCGCACCGTGGAGCCCGGGGACCTCTACGTGGCGTTGCCCGGTGCCAGCAGGCACGGGGCCGACTTTGCCACTGACGCCATCGGCGCCGGGGCTGTGGCCGTTTTGACGGACGACGCCGGAGCCCGCCTGCTCGCGCTCTCGGCGGAAACGCCGGTACCCGTGCTCGTCGTCGAGAAACCCCGCAACGTGGTGGGGCCGCTCTCGGCCATGATCTATGGGAGCCAGCCCTCAGACGGGGACCCGTTGCAGCTTTTCGGTGTCACGGGTACCAACGGCAAAACCACCACCACCTACTTCATCACCTCGCTGCTGCGCGCCCTGGGCCGGAAGACCGGGCTGATCGGCACCATCGAGATCCTGGCCGGCGGGGAGCCGATTCCAAGCCTCCTGACTACTCCGGAGTCGACCGAGGTGCACGGCCTTATTGCCCTGATGCGCGAACGTGGGCTCGACGCGGCAGCCATGGAAGTGTCCTCGCACGCCATTTCATACCAGCGCGTGGATGGGCTCCTCTTCGACGTCGCGGGGTTCACCAACCTCACCCAGGACCACCTGGACCTTCACAACACCATGGAGGAGTACTTCGCCACCAAGGCAGAGCTTTTCACGCCGGGCCGTGCCCGGCGGGCAGTTGTAACGGTCGACGACGAGTGGGGCCGGCGGCTGGCCGGCACCGCCCAGGTGCCGGTCACCACGCTCAGCACCACGGGATCGGGCCCGGCGGACTGGACCGTCACTGCTGCTTCGCCACGGGGCCTGGGGACCGGGTTCACGCTCAGCGGACCCGGCGGCGCCATTCTCGAGGTCCACACCGGGCTGCCCGGCAGCTTCAATGTCGCCAATGCCGCCCTGGCCGTCCTCATGGTCCTGGCCTCCGGCGTCGATACTGCTGCCCTGCAGGCTGCGCTGGACACCGCGGACCCCTTCACGGTAGCGGTGCCCGGACGGATGCAGCTGGTCTCCCACCGGCCGGCCGCCGTAGTGGATTTCGCCCACAACACCGATGCCCTGGCGCGCGCGCTGGAAGCGGTCCGCTCACCGGAACCGGATTCGCGCCTGATCGTTGTCTTCGGTGCCACAGGGCAGCGGGACCAGGGCAAACGGCCGGCCATGGGAGCCATCGCCGCCCGCCTCGCCGACACCGTGATCATCACCGATGACGACCCCCATGACGAGGATGCTGCGGCGATCCGCGCCGATGTCATGGCAGGCGCCCGTGCAGCCCTCGACAACGAGTCCCTTGGCTCCGAGCTGCAGGAGGTCTTCCCGCGTGCGGAGGCCATCCGGCACGCTGTAGCCCTTGCACGTCCACAGGACACCATCCTTGTGGCGGGCCGCGGCCACGAAGTATGGCAGGAAGTGAAGGGCGTGAATATCGCCCTGGACGACAGGGTGGAGCTGCGGACCGCCTTGACAGGCAGGGGATTCAACGTTCTCCACGACGACCGGATAGAGTCCTAG
- the murF gene encoding UDP-N-acetylmuramoyl-tripeptide--D-alanyl-D-alanine ligase: MIAFTAAEIAEITSGRLDADPGITPLSVVTDSREATQGSLYVAKPGEQADGHDFIDAAFAAGAVLALVERPVAGPNGTARPSIVVADAVLAMGALAAEAVRRIRAARAEAGSQLTVVGITGSAGKTTTKDLLAGILATQGNTVAPKGSYNGEVGVPLTVFRAGTDTRYLVIEMGATGIGHIRYLAEMVKPDIGVVLAVGTAHAGEFGGVENIALAKGEMVEGLTAGGTAIINLDDERVAAMRSRTHATVLGFSAEGRPDAQVQALNADTNTGGGPEFDLLLPDGAAPRHVSSKLIGAHHTGNLLAAAAAAWAAGVPGDHIAQSLGNQAAASRWRMERTERPDGVTIINDAYNANPESMRAALRTLADLGRGRRTWAVLGAMLELGNDSIREHTAVGTQVVRLNISRLLVVGREARALYVSAVQEGSWGDECLFAETLDEAYDVLDAELQPGDLVLFKSSNSVGLRHLGDRIALPPAPTPADERSTLL, translated from the coding sequence ATGATTGCATTTACTGCGGCGGAAATCGCCGAAATCACCAGCGGGCGCCTGGACGCCGATCCCGGAATTACGCCCCTCTCGGTGGTGACGGATTCACGCGAAGCCACCCAGGGTTCGCTGTACGTCGCGAAGCCGGGCGAGCAGGCCGATGGCCACGATTTCATTGACGCGGCCTTCGCTGCCGGTGCGGTCCTGGCCCTGGTCGAGCGTCCCGTGGCCGGCCCTAACGGTACTGCCCGCCCGTCAATCGTGGTGGCCGACGCCGTCCTGGCGATGGGGGCCCTCGCCGCCGAAGCAGTCCGCCGCATCCGCGCCGCCCGTGCTGAAGCCGGCAGCCAGCTGACGGTCGTCGGCATTACCGGTTCGGCCGGCAAGACCACCACCAAGGACCTGCTTGCCGGCATCCTGGCGACGCAGGGCAACACCGTGGCACCCAAAGGTTCCTACAACGGCGAGGTGGGCGTCCCGCTCACGGTTTTCCGGGCAGGCACCGACACCCGCTACCTGGTTATCGAGATGGGGGCCACCGGCATCGGCCACATCCGCTACCTCGCAGAGATGGTCAAACCGGACATCGGCGTCGTCCTCGCAGTGGGTACCGCCCACGCCGGCGAGTTCGGCGGAGTGGAAAACATCGCACTGGCCAAGGGGGAAATGGTGGAGGGCCTCACGGCCGGGGGGACCGCCATCATCAACCTTGACGACGAACGCGTAGCAGCCATGCGCAGCCGCACCCATGCCACGGTCCTCGGCTTTTCCGCGGAAGGCCGCCCGGACGCACAGGTGCAGGCCCTGAACGCCGACACCAACACCGGAGGCGGCCCCGAATTCGACCTCCTGCTGCCCGACGGGGCCGCGCCCCGGCACGTCAGCAGCAAGCTCATTGGAGCGCACCACACGGGTAACCTGCTGGCAGCCGCAGCGGCCGCCTGGGCTGCGGGCGTCCCGGGAGACCACATCGCCCAGTCCCTGGGCAACCAGGCTGCCGCCAGCCGTTGGCGCATGGAACGCACGGAGCGGCCGGACGGCGTCACCATCATTAACGATGCCTACAACGCCAACCCGGAATCAATGCGCGCCGCCCTGCGCACCCTCGCCGATCTTGGCCGGGGACGCCGAACCTGGGCCGTGCTCGGTGCCATGCTGGAACTGGGCAACGACTCCATCCGCGAGCACACCGCCGTGGGAACCCAGGTAGTGCGGCTCAACATCTCGCGGCTGCTGGTGGTGGGCCGGGAAGCGCGGGCCCTCTACGTCTCCGCAGTGCAGGAGGGATCCTGGGGCGACGAATGCCTCTTCGCGGAAACGCTCGATGAGGCCTACGACGTCCTTGACGCGGAACTCCAGCCAGGTGACCTGGTGCTGTTCAAGTCCTCCAACAGCGTGGGACTTCGCCACTTGGGCGATCGGATAGCATTACCCCCAGCCCCGACCCCTGCCGACGAAAGGAGCACTCTGCTGTGA
- the mraY gene encoding phospho-N-acetylmuramoyl-pentapeptide-transferase, producing the protein MIALLIGAGLALLFALVGTPLFIRLLVRRGYGQFIRDDGPTSHHTKRGTPTMGGTVVVAAVLLSYGITHLIMLMMNPDSPGPSASALILLFLMVGMGLVGFLDDFIKISRQRSLGLNAKAKLILQAAVGIIFAILALNFPNHAGLTPASTKISLVRDVPWLDLAFGGTVLGAVLFVIWSNLIVTAATNGVNLTDGLDGLAAGASIMVFGAYTLMGIWQSNQACGSPREAGSGCYLVRDPLDLALLAAILSAALVGFLWWNTSPAKIFMGDTGSLAIGGAVAGFAILSRTELLLGIVGGLFVLITLSVIIQVGYFKATGGKRVFKMAPLQHHFELKGWAEVTVVVRFWILGGLFVAAGLGIFYAEWVVLL; encoded by the coding sequence GTGATTGCTCTGCTGATCGGCGCAGGCCTTGCCCTCCTCTTTGCCCTGGTGGGCACCCCGCTGTTCATCCGCTTGCTGGTGCGCCGCGGCTACGGCCAGTTCATCCGTGACGACGGCCCCACATCGCACCACACCAAGCGCGGAACGCCCACCATGGGCGGCACCGTGGTGGTGGCTGCGGTCCTGCTGAGCTATGGGATCACCCACCTCATCATGCTGATGATGAACCCTGATTCCCCCGGTCCCTCGGCCTCGGCCCTCATCCTGCTGTTCCTCATGGTTGGCATGGGCCTGGTGGGCTTCCTGGATGATTTCATCAAGATTTCCCGGCAGCGGAGCCTTGGCCTGAACGCCAAGGCAAAGCTCATCCTCCAGGCAGCCGTCGGCATCATCTTCGCCATCCTCGCTTTGAACTTCCCCAACCACGCCGGGCTGACCCCTGCGTCAACAAAGATCTCGCTCGTCCGGGACGTGCCCTGGCTCGACCTTGCCTTTGGCGGCACCGTCCTGGGCGCGGTGCTGTTCGTGATCTGGTCCAACCTGATCGTCACCGCCGCCACCAACGGCGTCAACCTCACCGACGGACTGGACGGCCTCGCCGCCGGAGCTTCCATCATGGTGTTCGGCGCCTACACCCTCATGGGCATCTGGCAGAGCAACCAGGCCTGCGGTTCCCCCCGGGAAGCCGGCAGCGGCTGCTACCTGGTCAGGGACCCCCTGGACCTGGCCCTCCTGGCCGCCATCCTCAGCGCCGCGCTGGTGGGCTTCCTGTGGTGGAACACGTCACCGGCAAAAATCTTCATGGGCGACACCGGATCGCTGGCCATCGGCGGGGCCGTGGCCGGATTTGCCATCTTGTCCCGCACCGAACTGCTGCTTGGCATCGTGGGTGGCCTCTTCGTGCTGATCACGCTGTCCGTCATCATCCAGGTGGGCTACTTCAAGGCAACCGGCGGGAAACGCGTGTTCAAGATGGCGCCTCTGCAGCACCACTTCGAGCTGAAGGGCTGGGCCGAAGTGACCGTCGTGGTCAGGTTCTGGATTCTGGGCGGACTTTTCGTCGCTGCGGGCCTTGGCATTTTCTACGCTGAATGGGTTGTACTGCTGTGA
- the murD gene encoding UDP-N-acetylmuramoyl-L-alanine--D-glutamate ligase, with protein MGCTAVTVSPRLANLVSWDSDWAGLRVAVTGIGVSGFAAADTLIELGARVVVVDAATSDTARAHADTLKIVGAADVLLGPDAVAHLPRIDGELPELIVTSPGWRPDQALLAAAARAHIPVWGDVELAWRVRVREGRKTADWLAITGTNGKTTTVGLTESMLRAAGLKAIAVGNVGTPILDALRDPVDYDVFAVELSSFQLHWAESVSPVASVCLNVGEDHVDWHGSYDSYLADKAKVYERTQKACIYNAEQVETERMVENADVVEGCRAVAFTTLTPAISMLGVVEGLLVDRAFIEERRDSAAELASMADLGPLAPRHMVANALAAAGLVRAYGVDAKAVRQGILDYVPGDHRIQPVARMNGVLWVNDSKATNPHAASASLSAFSKVVWIAGGLSKGVSYDDLVRDHAARLKAVVLIGTDTSHLREALQRHAPDVPVIEPGAGDTEGVETASAPGGTPAGTPGNGEQVMAWAVASAARLAESGDTVLMAPAAASMDQFSSYAHRGGTFIDAVRELVEGQAQTGEE; from the coding sequence ATGGGTTGTACTGCTGTGACTGTTTCCCCGCGCCTGGCAAACCTCGTTTCCTGGGACTCTGACTGGGCCGGCCTGCGCGTCGCCGTGACGGGTATCGGCGTGTCCGGATTTGCCGCCGCGGACACCCTGATCGAGCTCGGTGCCCGCGTGGTGGTGGTGGATGCCGCCACCAGCGACACAGCCCGCGCACATGCCGACACCCTGAAGATCGTGGGCGCCGCCGATGTCCTGCTGGGCCCGGACGCGGTGGCCCACCTGCCAAGGATCGATGGCGAACTTCCGGAACTGATCGTGACCTCGCCGGGCTGGCGGCCGGACCAGGCGCTGCTTGCCGCAGCGGCACGGGCGCACATCCCGGTCTGGGGCGACGTCGAACTTGCCTGGCGGGTAAGGGTCAGGGAAGGCCGGAAGACGGCGGACTGGCTGGCCATCACCGGCACCAACGGCAAGACCACCACTGTGGGCCTCACAGAATCGATGCTGCGGGCCGCCGGACTTAAGGCGATCGCCGTCGGCAACGTAGGGACCCCGATCCTTGATGCCCTCCGCGATCCGGTGGACTATGACGTCTTCGCGGTGGAGCTGTCCAGCTTCCAGTTGCACTGGGCGGAATCCGTCTCGCCGGTGGCGAGCGTCTGCCTCAACGTCGGCGAAGACCACGTCGACTGGCACGGCTCCTACGATTCCTACCTGGCCGACAAGGCAAAGGTCTACGAGCGCACCCAGAAAGCCTGCATCTACAACGCCGAGCAGGTGGAAACCGAGCGCATGGTGGAAAACGCCGACGTGGTGGAAGGCTGCCGCGCCGTTGCCTTCACCACCCTGACGCCCGCCATCAGCATGCTCGGTGTCGTCGAGGGGCTGCTGGTGGACCGGGCCTTCATCGAAGAACGCCGGGACAGCGCAGCGGAGCTTGCCTCGATGGCCGACCTCGGCCCGCTGGCCCCCCGACACATGGTGGCCAACGCCCTTGCAGCTGCAGGCCTGGTGCGCGCCTACGGCGTGGACGCCAAGGCCGTCCGGCAGGGCATCCTCGACTACGTGCCCGGCGACCACCGCATCCAGCCCGTCGCCCGGATGAACGGTGTCCTGTGGGTCAACGACTCCAAAGCCACCAACCCCCATGCCGCGTCGGCGTCCCTGTCGGCCTTCAGCAAGGTGGTCTGGATCGCCGGCGGCCTGTCCAAGGGCGTGAGCTACGACGACCTGGTCCGTGACCACGCAGCACGGCTCAAGGCGGTTGTCCTGATCGGTACCGACACCTCGCACCTTCGGGAAGCCCTGCAGCGACACGCGCCAGATGTCCCGGTGATCGAACCGGGGGCAGGTGACACTGAAGGAGTGGAGACTGCTTCGGCGCCCGGTGGCACCCCTGCCGGTACCCCCGGCAACGGCGAACAGGTAATGGCCTGGGCCGTTGCTTCAGCGGCCCGGCTCGCCGAATCCGGCGACACCGTGCTCATGGCTCCGGCAGCTGCTTCCATGGATCAGTTCTCTTCCTACGCTCACCGTGGTGGTACTTTCATCGACGCTGTCCGCGAGCTGGTGGAAGGGCAGGCCCAGACCGGCGAGGAGTAA
- the ftsW gene encoding putative lipid II flippase FtsW has protein sequence MVSTPTRQQGATPKGGKPRPGSTAVRQPAAAGAQLRTLYRRFWSALEGTGKSRNGSTYYLILGATLALTAIGIMMVLSASSVESIAAGKSPYGDALKQGVFAAIGIFTMFVLSRINVVWLKRLAWPAVGAAVLLLGLVQVVGTEINGNRNWIDLGGITFQPSEAAKLALALWLATVLARKGKLLSRWQHVLVPAIPMAAIVIVLILVGNDLGTAMIIMMIMAAALFFAGVPLYLFGIAGIAAAAGTAVMAVTSSNRMCRITSWWTGQSCADGIDANYQATNGMYGLASGGWLGVGLGQSRQKYSWIPEAHNDFIFAIIGEELGLVGTVVVLVLFAILGAAIYRVVVAQEDMFHRVLAGTIMVWLLGQATVNMSVVTGLMPVIGVPLPFISYGGSALLMSLCAVGVVLSLAREQMAPAMRPKRMLKFRPKPGRDNKQPKNSRKRA, from the coding sequence ATGGTCAGCACGCCCACCCGGCAACAGGGTGCCACGCCGAAGGGCGGCAAACCGCGGCCCGGCTCAACCGCCGTCCGGCAGCCCGCCGCTGCCGGTGCACAGCTGCGCACCTTGTACCGCCGGTTCTGGTCGGCGCTGGAGGGCACCGGCAAGTCCCGGAACGGGTCCACCTACTACCTCATTCTTGGCGCCACCCTGGCCCTGACGGCCATTGGCATCATGATGGTCCTTTCAGCCTCAAGCGTTGAATCCATTGCCGCAGGGAAGTCCCCCTATGGCGACGCCCTCAAACAGGGCGTCTTCGCCGCAATCGGCATCTTCACCATGTTCGTGCTCTCACGCATCAATGTCGTCTGGCTGAAGCGCCTCGCATGGCCCGCCGTCGGGGCAGCCGTGCTGCTCCTGGGCCTGGTCCAGGTGGTGGGTACCGAGATCAACGGCAACCGGAACTGGATCGATCTTGGCGGCATCACGTTCCAGCCTTCAGAGGCGGCCAAACTTGCCCTGGCACTGTGGCTGGCGACGGTGCTGGCGAGGAAAGGCAAGCTGTTGAGCCGGTGGCAGCACGTGCTCGTACCCGCCATACCCATGGCGGCCATCGTCATTGTCCTGATCCTGGTGGGCAACGACCTTGGCACGGCCATGATCATCATGATGATCATGGCCGCTGCGCTGTTCTTCGCCGGCGTTCCGCTCTACCTCTTCGGCATTGCAGGCATCGCCGCGGCCGCCGGCACTGCCGTCATGGCCGTCACCAGTTCCAACCGCATGTGCCGCATCACTTCCTGGTGGACCGGGCAGTCCTGTGCCGACGGCATTGACGCGAACTACCAGGCAACCAACGGCATGTACGGCCTTGCCTCCGGCGGCTGGCTTGGGGTGGGCCTGGGGCAGAGCCGGCAAAAGTACAGCTGGATCCCCGAAGCCCACAACGACTTCATCTTCGCCATCATCGGCGAGGAACTCGGCCTGGTGGGAACCGTCGTCGTCCTGGTCCTCTTCGCCATCCTTGGCGCCGCGATCTACCGTGTGGTGGTGGCACAGGAAGACATGTTCCACCGCGTCCTTGCCGGCACCATCATGGTCTGGCTGTTGGGACAGGCCACAGTGAACATGTCAGTGGTCACCGGCCTGATGCCGGTCATCGGCGTTCCGCTGCCTTTTATTTCCTATGGCGGCTCGGCACTGCTGATGTCACTGTGTGCCGTAGGCGTGGTCCTGTCCCTGGCCCGCGAGCAAATGGCGCCTGCCATGCGGCCCAAACGGATGCTGAAGTTCAGGCCCAAGCCGGGGCGGGACAACAAACAGCCCAAGAATTCCAGAAAGCGTGCCTAA